The Pantoea sp. At-9b genome includes a window with the following:
- the fumA gene encoding class I fumarate hydratase FumA, protein MSNKPFYYQNPFPLAKDDTEYYLLSRDYVSVANFDGEEVLKVDPQALTLLAQQSFHDASFMLRAAHQQQVAAILADDEASQNDKYVALQFLRNSEIAAKGVLPTCQDTGTAIIMGKKGQRVWTGGGDEAALSQGVYNTFIEDNLRYSQNAALDMYKEVNTGTNLPAQIDLYSVDGDEYKFLCIAKGGGSANKTYLYQETKALITPAKLKNYLIDKMMSLGTAACPPYHIAFVIGGTSAESTLKTVKLASTHYYDSLPTEGNEHGQAFRDVQLEQELLEASQKLGLGAQFGGKYFAHDIRVVRLPRHGASCPVGMGVSCSADRNIKAKINREGIWIEQLEHNPGRFIPEELRQQGEGEVVNVDLNRPMSEILAQLSSYPVSTRLSLNGTIIVARDIAHAKLKERIDNGEGLPQYIKDHPVYYAGPAKTPEGYASGSLGPTTAGRMDSYVDLLQANGGSMVMLAKGNRSQQVTDACHKHGGFYLGSIGGPAAVLAQQSIKSLECVEYAELGMEAIWKIEVENFPAFILVDDKGNDFFQQIHNQCAACVK, encoded by the coding sequence ATGTCGAATAAACCCTTCTACTATCAAAACCCCTTTCCTCTCGCCAAAGATGATACTGAGTACTACCTGCTCAGCCGCGATTATGTTTCCGTGGCGAATTTCGATGGTGAGGAAGTATTAAAAGTTGATCCGCAAGCGCTGACCCTGCTGGCACAGCAGTCGTTCCACGACGCCTCTTTTATGCTGCGCGCCGCTCATCAGCAGCAGGTGGCTGCGATTCTGGCGGATGATGAAGCCAGCCAGAATGACAAATACGTCGCCTTGCAGTTCCTGCGCAACTCCGAGATTGCCGCCAAAGGCGTGTTGCCGACCTGTCAGGACACCGGCACCGCCATCATCATGGGCAAAAAAGGCCAGCGTGTATGGACCGGTGGCGGTGACGAAGCCGCGCTGTCTCAGGGGGTGTACAACACCTTTATCGAAGATAACCTGCGCTACTCACAAAACGCCGCGCTGGATATGTATAAAGAGGTCAATACCGGCACTAACCTGCCTGCGCAGATCGACCTCTACAGCGTCGACGGTGATGAGTACAAATTCCTGTGTATCGCCAAGGGTGGTGGCTCCGCCAACAAAACCTACCTCTATCAGGAAACCAAAGCGCTGATCACGCCGGCGAAGCTGAAGAACTACCTGATCGACAAAATGATGTCGCTCGGCACAGCCGCCTGCCCGCCTTACCATATTGCGTTTGTCATCGGCGGCACCTCGGCGGAAAGTACGCTGAAAACGGTGAAACTGGCCTCCACCCATTATTACGATTCGCTGCCGACCGAAGGTAACGAACACGGCCAGGCGTTCCGTGACGTGCAACTGGAGCAGGAATTGCTGGAAGCGTCGCAGAAGCTGGGCCTCGGTGCACAGTTTGGCGGTAAATACTTCGCCCACGATATCCGTGTCGTGCGTCTGCCGCGTCATGGCGCTTCCTGCCCGGTGGGCATGGGGGTTTCCTGCTCGGCTGACCGTAATATCAAGGCGAAGATTAACCGTGAAGGCATCTGGATTGAGCAACTGGAACATAATCCAGGCCGCTTTATCCCGGAAGAACTGCGTCAACAGGGTGAAGGCGAAGTGGTCAACGTGGACCTCAATCGCCCGATGTCCGAGATTCTGGCGCAACTCTCCTCCTACCCGGTATCGACCCGCTTGTCGCTGAACGGCACCATTATCGTGGCGCGTGATATTGCCCACGCCAAGTTGAAAGAACGTATTGATAACGGTGAAGGTCTGCCGCAGTACATCAAAGACCATCCGGTGTATTACGCCGGTCCGGCCAAGACGCCAGAAGGTTATGCGTCAGGTTCACTCGGCCCAACCACCGCAGGCCGTATGGATTCCTACGTTGACCTGTTGCAGGCCAACGGCGGCAGCATGGTGATGTTGGCGAAAGGTAACCGTAGCCAGCAGGTGACAGATGCCTGCCATAAACACGGCGGTTTCTATCTCGGCAGCATCGGTGGCCCGGCGGCGGTACTGGCGCAGCAGAGTATCAAGAGCCTCGAATGCGTGGAGTACGCAGAACTGGGTATGGAAGCGATCTGGAAAATTGAAGTAGAAAACTTCCCGGCGTTTATCCTGGTGGATGACAAAGGTAACGACTTCTTCCAGCAGATCCACAATCAGTGTGCGGCCTGCGTGAAGTAA
- a CDS encoding anion permease codes for MKTQTIQNEPPKAPPAAPGNKNRLIMLFLPIVVAVLLLLVPTPEGLEPYAWHFFAVFVGVIVGLIFEPLPGAVIGLTGVVVIALFSQYLLFSPAELADPKFKMAGQSFKWAVSGFGNSTVWLIFGAFMFAAGYDKTQFGRRLALILVKYLGRRSLTLGYAITFADLLLAPFTPSNTARSGGTIYPIIANLPPLYGSKPNDPSARKIGSYLMWVAITATCITSSMFLSALAPNLLALALIKSVVGFDISWGMWFLAFLPLGVLLILTMPLLAYWLYPPEVKLNDEVPRWATAELAKLGKLSRNEILLLVFVISALLMWIFATAWIEPAMAALLVIVLMLWTGVLNWNDITSNKAAWNTFAWFATLVALADGLAKVGFIAWLGKEGGQLLHGYDPQVSAVVLLIAFYVLHYLFASTTAHTTALLPAMLTIAAAIPGINMPVFCLMLATSLGVMGIITPYGTGPSPIYYGSGYLPTKDYWRLGTIFGALFLVLLMVVAYPWMVLMF; via the coding sequence ATGAAAACACAAACTATCCAGAATGAACCCCCAAAAGCGCCGCCTGCCGCGCCGGGGAATAAAAATCGGCTGATAATGCTATTCCTGCCGATCGTTGTCGCGGTACTGTTGTTACTGGTGCCCACGCCTGAAGGACTCGAACCTTATGCCTGGCACTTCTTCGCCGTGTTTGTCGGCGTGATTGTCGGCTTGATCTTCGAACCCCTGCCCGGTGCGGTGATTGGCCTGACCGGCGTAGTGGTGATCGCGTTGTTCAGTCAGTATCTGCTGTTCAGCCCGGCGGAACTGGCCGATCCGAAGTTCAAAATGGCTGGCCAGTCGTTCAAATGGGCGGTGAGCGGCTTCGGCAACTCCACCGTGTGGCTGATCTTCGGTGCCTTTATGTTTGCCGCCGGTTACGATAAAACCCAGTTCGGTCGCCGTCTGGCGCTGATTCTGGTGAAATATCTTGGCCGTCGCAGCCTGACACTCGGCTACGCCATCACCTTCGCTGACCTGTTACTGGCACCTTTCACCCCCTCCAACACTGCACGCAGTGGCGGCACCATCTATCCGATTATCGCCAACCTGCCGCCGCTGTACGGTTCAAAACCTAATGACCCGAGCGCGCGCAAAATTGGTTCTTATCTGATGTGGGTTGCCATCACCGCCACCTGTATCACCAGTTCTATGTTCCTGTCTGCGCTGGCTCCAAACCTGCTGGCTTTAGCGCTGATAAAAAGTGTGGTTGGCTTCGATATCTCCTGGGGCATGTGGTTCCTTGCCTTCCTGCCGCTGGGTGTGTTGCTGATCCTCACCATGCCGTTGCTGGCCTACTGGCTCTATCCGCCAGAAGTGAAACTGAACGATGAAGTGCCTCGCTGGGCCACCGCTGAGCTGGCGAAACTGGGCAAACTGTCGCGCAATGAAATCCTGCTGCTGGTGTTCGTGATTTCTGCGCTGCTGATGTGGATCTTTGCCACCGCCTGGATTGAACCGGCAATGGCCGCCCTGCTGGTGATTGTGCTGATGTTGTGGACCGGCGTCCTTAACTGGAACGATATCACCAGTAATAAAGCCGCCTGGAACACCTTCGCCTGGTTTGCCACCCTGGTGGCACTCGCCGATGGTCTGGCGAAAGTGGGCTTTATCGCCTGGCTGGGTAAAGAAGGCGGACAGTTGCTGCACGGTTATGACCCGCAAGTGTCAGCTGTGGTGTTGTTGATTGCCTTCTACGTTCTGCACTACCTGTTTGCCAGCACCACCGCACACACGACTGCATTGTTACCTGCCATGCTGACCATTGCAGCGGCCATTCCGGGTATCAATATGCCGGTGTTCTGTCTGATGCTGGCAACGTCATTGGGTGTGATGGGCATCATCACCCCTTACGGTACCGGCCCCAGCCCGATCTACTACGGTAGCGGCTATCTGCCAACCAAAGACTACTGGCGTCTGGGCACCATCTTCGGTGCGCTGTTCCTGGTCCTGCTGATGGTGGTTGCGTATCCGTGGATGGTGCTGATGTTCTGA
- a CDS encoding flavocytochrome c → MNTLTPILNPLTLPKGAVLKNRLVMAPMTTCTGYFDGGVTSDLVDYYRVRAGSIGTVIVECCFIDNRGPAFPGAIAIDSDNKIPGLAKIADAIKSQGSKAILQIYHGGRMVDPALIGGKTPVAPSALAAPREGAPTPQALTAEEVDVMITKFGDAVNRAIKAGFDGVEIHGANTYLIQQFYSPNSNQRDDKWGGSRDNRARFPMEVLEITHKMADRFAAADFIIGYRFSPEELEVPGIRFDDTLYLLEKLAARGLDYVHFSVGQLLRPSIVDTKDPTPLITKYLALRSPTLAKVPVIGVGGVVNKEDAESALEHGFDLVAIGKACIAYPDWADRIIRNEHMELFIDSTKREELVIPEPLWRFSLVDAMIRDMSDTGRKYKAGVFQEKVEAEALKLKINVTLDTDRITDISLVPDATLDVDFTSTFESLRSRILVANSPHVDAITGATTQSEALKKAVSRALATSSKEHVIEEGGNPNAPVSYDVVVVGSGGAGLAAAIQAHDDGARVVIIEKMPTIGGNTIKASVGMNAAETRYQRLKGIEDSKELFYDETLKGGKFKNNPVLLREFVEQAPGAIDWLTDKGIELCDITITGGMSIDRTHRPEDRSAVGGFLISGLVKNVNQRNIEVLLETSVAEILFEDGAVSGVKVVDEYNDSRVLNAKSVIVATGGFSANREMVVKYRPELDGFVTTNHKGATGSGIAMLQKIGADTVDMGEIQIHPTVEQTTSYLISEAIRGGGAILVSQAGKRFFNEMETRDKVSAEIIALPEKSAWIMFDEQVRLNNKAADEYIAKGFVISAPTPHELAVKLNMDQETLQTTLNRYNQFVEQQNDEDFGRKTALRHPLNHGPYYAIRIAPGVHHTMGGVTINTDTAVLDAQKQVIPGAWAAGEVVGGIHGANRIGGNAVADIIIFGIKAGRNAAALALG, encoded by the coding sequence ATGAATACGCTCACCCCGATTCTTAATCCACTGACTCTGCCGAAAGGCGCTGTATTGAAAAACCGTCTGGTGATGGCACCGATGACCACCTGTACCGGTTATTTTGACGGCGGCGTCACCAGCGACCTCGTGGACTACTATCGCGTTCGCGCGGGGAGTATCGGCACCGTCATTGTCGAATGCTGCTTTATCGACAACCGTGGCCCGGCGTTCCCAGGTGCCATCGCCATCGATAGCGACAACAAAATCCCTGGCCTGGCGAAAATTGCGGATGCGATCAAATCGCAGGGTTCCAAAGCCATTTTGCAGATCTACCACGGTGGCCGTATGGTGGATCCTGCGCTGATTGGCGGCAAAACGCCGGTCGCGCCCAGCGCGCTGGCCGCACCGCGTGAAGGCGCACCGACCCCCCAGGCGCTGACGGCGGAAGAAGTGGATGTGATGATCACCAAATTCGGTGATGCGGTGAACCGTGCCATCAAAGCCGGTTTTGATGGTGTCGAGATCCATGGTGCGAACACTTACCTGATTCAGCAGTTCTACTCACCGAACTCCAACCAGCGCGATGACAAATGGGGCGGCAGCCGCGACAACCGCGCCCGTTTCCCGATGGAAGTGCTGGAAATCACCCATAAAATGGCAGACCGTTTTGCGGCGGCCGACTTTATCATCGGGTATCGCTTCTCGCCGGAAGAGCTGGAAGTGCCGGGTATCCGTTTTGATGACACCCTGTACCTGCTGGAAAAACTGGCGGCGCGCGGTCTCGACTATGTGCACTTCTCCGTCGGACAACTGCTGCGTCCGTCGATTGTCGATACCAAGGACCCAACACCCCTGATCACCAAATACCTGGCACTGCGCTCACCGACGCTGGCTAAAGTCCCGGTGATTGGCGTCGGTGGCGTGGTGAATAAAGAAGATGCGGAGAGTGCACTGGAGCACGGTTTTGATCTGGTGGCGATTGGTAAAGCTTGCATCGCCTACCCCGATTGGGCTGATCGGATCATCCGCAACGAACATATGGAGCTGTTTATCGACAGCACCAAACGCGAAGAATTGGTCATCCCTGAACCTTTGTGGCGCTTCTCGCTGGTGGACGCGATGATCCGCGACATGAGCGACACCGGCCGTAAATACAAAGCGGGCGTGTTCCAGGAGAAAGTGGAAGCCGAAGCGCTGAAACTGAAAATCAACGTTACGCTGGATACCGACCGTATCACCGACATCTCGCTGGTGCCGGATGCCACGCTGGACGTTGACTTCACCAGCACCTTCGAGAGCCTGCGCTCACGCATTCTGGTGGCGAACAGCCCCCACGTTGATGCCATCACCGGTGCCACCACCCAGAGTGAGGCGCTGAAAAAAGCGGTATCCCGTGCGCTGGCTACCTCCAGCAAGGAGCATGTGATTGAAGAGGGCGGCAACCCGAATGCCCCGGTTAGCTACGATGTGGTGGTGGTCGGCAGCGGCGGTGCCGGTCTGGCGGCGGCGATTCAGGCGCATGATGATGGCGCGCGCGTGGTGATCATCGAGAAGATGCCGACCATCGGTGGCAACACCATCAAAGCCTCGGTCGGGATGAACGCAGCGGAAACCCGCTACCAGCGTCTGAAAGGCATTGAGGACAGCAAAGAGTTGTTTTATGACGAGACGCTGAAAGGCGGCAAATTCAAAAACAACCCGGTGCTGTTGCGTGAATTTGTTGAACAGGCTCCGGGTGCCATCGACTGGCTGACCGACAAAGGTATCGAACTGTGCGATATCACCATCACCGGTGGGATGAGCATTGACCGTACCCACCGTCCGGAAGACCGTTCAGCGGTGGGCGGCTTCCTGATCAGCGGCTTGGTGAAAAACGTTAACCAGCGCAATATCGAAGTGCTGCTGGAAACCTCGGTGGCGGAAATCCTGTTTGAAGACGGTGCCGTCAGCGGCGTGAAAGTGGTGGATGAGTACAACGACAGCCGTGTCCTCAACGCGAAAAGCGTGATTGTTGCCACCGGCGGGTTCAGCGCCAACCGTGAGATGGTGGTGAAATATCGCCCGGAACTGGACGGTTTCGTCACCACCAACCACAAAGGTGCCACGGGTAGTGGTATCGCCATGTTGCAGAAAATTGGTGCGGATACCGTCGATATGGGCGAGATCCAGATTCACCCGACCGTGGAGCAAACCACCTCGTACCTGATTTCTGAAGCGATTCGTGGTGGCGGTGCCATCCTGGTCAGTCAGGCGGGCAAACGCTTCTTCAATGAGATGGAGACGCGCGACAAAGTCTCAGCCGAGATTATCGCGCTGCCGGAGAAAAGCGCGTGGATCATGTTTGATGAGCAGGTACGCCTGAATAACAAAGCGGCGGATGAGTATATCGCCAAAGGTTTTGTTATCAGTGCGCCAACGCCACACGAACTGGCGGTGAAACTGAACATGGATCAGGAGACGTTGCAGACCACCCTGAACCGTTACAACCAGTTTGTTGAGCAGCAGAACGACGAAGATTTTGGTCGTAAAACTGCGCTGCGTCATCCGCTCAATCACGGTCCTTACTACGCGATCCGTATCGCTCCCGGGGTGCATCATACCATGGGCGGCGTGACCATCAACACCGACACGGCGGTGCTGGATGCTCAGAAACAGGTGATTCCGGGTGCCTGGGCGGCCGGTGAAGTGGTCGGTGGTATTCACGGTGCGAACCGTATCGGGGGTAACGCGGTTGCTGATATCATTATCTTCGGTATCAAAGCCGGACGTAACGCTGCGGCGCTGGCGTTAGGCTAA
- a CDS encoding FAD:protein FMN transferase, whose product MTTDAGVYAYSAVLMGSPILLKLFEDNASLAAQVFRLIKQQENLFTVNRADSEVMAINHAAGRHPVVVSEPVFALISVAHAVSLLPHSAFNFTIGPVVKRWKIGFQGHEVPPAAEIAALLHLTDPHQVVLNEAERSVFLQQPGMEIDLGAIAKGYIADRVQAFLRQQGVQQALINLGGNVQTLGAPPHDPAGWGIGLKKPFGREDELIGVLRVQGKSVVTSGIYERYFEHEGRCWHHIFDPRTGYPLDNELLSITVISDRSIDGDIYTTLLYGMGVEQGLAYLADQPELDAVFVTRDRQIICSSARHFSFEPLDAAWQLRY is encoded by the coding sequence ATGACTACAGACGCAGGCGTCTATGCGTATTCCGCCGTTCTGATGGGTTCGCCCATTCTGCTTAAACTCTTCGAAGACAACGCATCCCTCGCGGCGCAGGTGTTCCGGCTGATCAAACAGCAGGAGAATCTGTTTACCGTCAATCGTGCTGATTCTGAAGTGATGGCGATCAACCACGCTGCGGGCCGCCATCCGGTGGTGGTCAGTGAGCCGGTGTTTGCCTTGATCAGCGTGGCGCATGCGGTGAGCCTGCTGCCGCACAGCGCTTTTAACTTCACCATCGGGCCGGTGGTGAAACGCTGGAAAATTGGTTTTCAGGGCCATGAGGTGCCACCGGCAGCGGAGATCGCGGCGCTGCTGCACCTGACCGATCCGCATCAGGTGGTGTTGAATGAGGCCGAACGTTCGGTGTTTCTGCAACAGCCGGGGATGGAGATCGACCTCGGTGCCATCGCCAAGGGCTATATCGCCGATCGCGTGCAGGCTTTTTTGCGCCAACAGGGGGTGCAGCAGGCGCTGATCAATCTCGGCGGCAATGTGCAGACGCTGGGGGCACCGCCGCATGACCCCGCAGGCTGGGGCATTGGCCTGAAAAAGCCCTTTGGCCGGGAGGATGAGCTGATCGGCGTGCTGCGCGTGCAGGGAAAATCGGTGGTGACCTCCGGTATCTACGAACGCTACTTTGAGCACGAAGGTCGCTGCTGGCACCATATCTTTGATCCACGCACCGGTTATCCGCTCGACAATGAACTGCTGAGCATCACGGTGATTTCCGATCGTTCGATTGATGGCGATATCTACACCACCTTGCTGTATGGCATGGGGGTGGAGCAGGGGCTGGCGTATCTTGCCGACCAGCCCGAACTGGACGCGGTGTTTGTGACGCGCGATCGGCAGATTATCTGCTCCTCTGCGCGCCACTTCAGCTTTGAGCCGCTGGATGCGGCGTGGCAACTGCGTTACTGA
- the dcuR gene encoding two-component system response regulator DcuR, with translation MINVLVVDDDAMVAELNRCYIGQVPGFSCCGTASTLQQAKEKILNSEPPVDLVLLDIYMQQENGLDLLPELRTANSPVEVIIISSAADAATIKTSLHYGVVDYLIKPFQFPRFEEALTQWRQKKSLMDNQHYYQQSDVDLLIHGSPATQHDSKRLPKGLTPQTLRTLCQWIDAHPGIEFSTDELAAEVNISRVSCRKYLIWLAQINILFTSIHYGATGRPVYRYRLQPEYHSLLQQYCQ, from the coding sequence ATGATCAACGTGTTAGTCGTCGACGATGATGCCATGGTGGCAGAGCTTAATCGCTGCTATATCGGCCAGGTACCCGGCTTTAGCTGCTGTGGCACCGCCTCAACGTTGCAGCAGGCCAAAGAGAAGATCCTCAACAGTGAACCGCCCGTGGATCTGGTGTTGCTGGATATTTATATGCAACAGGAAAACGGTCTCGATCTGCTGCCGGAGCTGCGCACCGCCAACAGTCCGGTAGAGGTCATTATCATCTCTTCTGCCGCCGATGCCGCGACCATCAAAACCTCGTTGCACTACGGCGTGGTGGATTACCTGATTAAGCCCTTCCAGTTCCCGCGTTTTGAAGAAGCGCTGACCCAATGGCGGCAGAAAAAATCGCTGATGGATAACCAACACTACTATCAGCAATCGGATGTCGACTTACTGATTCACGGCAGCCCGGCAACTCAGCACGATAGCAAACGCCTGCCCAAAGGGCTGACGCCGCAAACCTTGCGCACCCTGTGTCAGTGGATCGATGCCCATCCGGGTATTGAGTTTTCCACCGATGAACTGGCGGCCGAGGTGAATATCTCGCGCGTCTCCTGCCGTAAATATCTGATCTGGCTGGCACAGATCAACATCCTGTTCACCAGTATTCATTACGGTGCCACCGGCCGCCCGGTATACCGCTATCGTCTGCAACCGGAATACCATTCGCTGCTGCAACAATATTGTCAGTAA
- a CDS encoding sensor histidine kinase has protein sequence MSEPYSPPDSPPRKRPIKLNTLVTLMLSAVIALVLLSVHLIYFFQIGAMTRMQLEDKAMAVARTLADSPEIQRAVLLPPGTLPIQPIAQEIQQSNNLLFVVVTNMQGIRYSHLNPELVGQHFIGDDIEPALRGHENVSVNKGALVKALRVFTPIFNAQHQQIGVVVIGISLSAVTDQINQSRWSVLWTVLIGALVGALGTLILVRVLKRILFGLEPYEISTLFEQRQAILNSVKEGVVAVDDQGEVTLVNQAAQKLLNAEIATSAISAERIYDASVINAHLQDVLQSGRPRRDEELNVNGHVLLSNTVPVRSQGRTIGAVCTFRDKTEISQLMQRLSGMVNYVDALRERSHEFMNKLHVILGLLHMKNYAQVEAYVLKTANNYQTEIGSLVQKIKSPVIAGFLLSKINRASDRGHRLTISDASFLPDSGNEQQMAVLITVIGNLVENALDALSEQTDGEIHVMLHYQNGWLACEVSDDGPGIDPDVLPTIFDKGFSTKGDDRGVGLFLLKQQTESLGGDVSVESEPGVYTQFLVQLPWDGGNQTA, from the coding sequence ATGTCTGAACCCTACTCTCCGCCGGATTCTCCACCGCGTAAGCGGCCAATCAAATTGAATACCCTGGTCACGCTGATGCTCAGCGCGGTGATCGCCTTAGTGCTGCTCAGCGTCCATCTGATCTATTTCTTCCAAATTGGTGCAATGACGCGCATGCAACTGGAAGACAAAGCGATGGCCGTGGCGCGCACCCTGGCGGATTCGCCGGAAATCCAGCGCGCAGTACTCCTGCCGCCTGGCACCCTGCCCATCCAGCCGATCGCTCAGGAGATTCAGCAAAGTAATAACTTGCTGTTCGTGGTGGTCACCAATATGCAGGGTATCCGTTATTCACATCTCAACCCGGAGCTGGTCGGCCAACATTTTATTGGCGACGATATCGAACCGGCCCTGAGGGGTCATGAGAACGTCTCAGTGAATAAAGGCGCGCTGGTCAAAGCACTGCGCGTGTTTACCCCGATCTTTAACGCCCAGCATCAGCAAATTGGCGTGGTGGTGATAGGTATCTCGCTCAGCGCAGTAACCGATCAAATCAACCAGAGCCGCTGGAGTGTGTTGTGGACGGTGCTGATTGGCGCACTGGTCGGCGCACTGGGCACCTTAATCCTGGTGCGTGTACTAAAACGCATTCTGTTTGGTCTCGAACCCTATGAAATCTCGACGCTGTTTGAACAGCGTCAGGCCATTCTCAACTCGGTCAAAGAGGGCGTGGTGGCGGTCGACGATCAGGGTGAAGTGACGCTGGTCAATCAGGCGGCGCAGAAGCTGTTGAATGCCGAGATCGCCACCAGTGCCATCAGTGCCGAACGGATTTACGATGCCTCGGTGATCAATGCCCATTTGCAGGATGTGTTGCAGAGCGGCCGACCACGTCGTGACGAAGAACTGAACGTCAACGGTCACGTACTGCTGAGCAACACCGTGCCGGTACGCAGCCAGGGACGCACTATCGGCGCGGTTTGTACCTTCAGGGATAAAACCGAGATCAGCCAGCTAATGCAGCGCCTGAGCGGCATGGTAAACTATGTCGATGCGCTGCGTGAGCGTTCGCATGAATTTATGAATAAGCTGCACGTGATCCTCGGCCTGCTGCATATGAAAAACTATGCGCAGGTCGAAGCCTATGTGCTGAAGACCGCCAATAACTATCAGACCGAAATTGGCTCGCTGGTGCAGAAAATTAAGTCACCGGTGATTGCCGGGTTCTTGCTCAGTAAGATCAATCGGGCATCCGATCGCGGTCATCGCCTGACTATCAGTGACGCCAGCTTCTTACCCGACAGCGGTAACGAGCAGCAGATGGCGGTATTGATTACCGTGATTGGTAACCTGGTGGAGAATGCGCTGGATGCACTGAGCGAGCAGACGGACGGAGAGATCCATGTGATGTTGCACTACCAGAATGGCTGGCTGGCGTGTGAAGTGAGCGATGATGGCCCCGGCATTGACCCTGACGTGCTACCGACCATTTTTGACAAAGGCTTCTCCACCAAAGGTGACGATCGCGGTGTCGGTCTGTTCCTGCTGAAGCAGCAAACCGAAAGCCTGGGCGGCGACGTCAGCGTGGAATCAGAACCCGGCGTTTATACTCAATTTTTAGTCCAGCTCCCCTGGGATGGAGGAAATCAAACCGCATGA
- the msrA gene encoding peptide-methionine (S)-S-oxide reductase MsrA has translation MAIEYAVIAGGCFWCTEAVFKSLIGVESVESGYTGGTRANPTYEQVCSGATGHAEAIRIGFDPAQISFGDLLDVSFVTHDPTQLNRQGNDIGTQYRSAIFPANAEQEAEAIAAIARAQEENKDPIVTTIEPLGEWYPAEDYHQDYWDGAGQRNGYCLAVIPPKLQKLKKNFANRVKSQG, from the coding sequence ATGGCAATTGAATACGCGGTGATCGCGGGTGGCTGTTTCTGGTGTACCGAAGCAGTGTTTAAAAGTCTGATTGGCGTTGAGTCAGTTGAGAGTGGTTATACTGGCGGCACACGTGCCAATCCGACCTACGAGCAGGTATGCAGCGGTGCCACCGGCCACGCAGAAGCGATCCGCATCGGTTTTGATCCGGCGCAGATCAGCTTTGGCGATCTGCTGGATGTCAGCTTTGTCACCCATGACCCTACCCAACTGAACCGCCAGGGCAACGACATCGGTACCCAGTACCGTTCCGCTATCTTCCCGGCCAATGCCGAGCAGGAAGCCGAAGCTATCGCGGCCATCGCCCGTGCTCAGGAAGAGAACAAAGATCCGATCGTGACCACCATTGAGCCGCTGGGCGAATGGTATCCGGCAGAAGATTATCACCAGGATTACTGGGATGGTGCCGGTCAGCGTAACGGCTACTGCCTGGCGGTGATCCCACCAAAATTGCAGAAGCTGAAGAAAAATTTTGCCAATCGGGTAAAATCGCAGGGCTAA
- a CDS encoding flavin reductase family protein, whose protein sequence is MSQNLHKIDFPVSKARKYLEPGPVVLVSSQYEGQHDIMTLGWHTMLEFSPSLVGCMIANGNVSHDLIRHSGQCVINVPAADLIDSVVAIGNSHGDSIDKFDACKLTAEPASKVNAPLIKECFASFECQLYDDTMVDNYNLFIFEIVKAHVADKPEFPPTLHYTGEGRFTVMSNLLLDKHRDFKPEMLI, encoded by the coding sequence ATGAGTCAGAATCTCCATAAAATCGATTTTCCGGTCAGCAAAGCGCGGAAATATCTGGAACCCGGGCCGGTGGTGCTGGTCAGCTCGCAATATGAAGGTCAGCACGACATCATGACACTCGGCTGGCATACCATGCTGGAGTTCTCGCCGTCGTTAGTCGGCTGCATGATCGCCAATGGCAACGTGAGCCATGACCTGATCCGCCATAGCGGTCAGTGCGTGATCAACGTGCCCGCCGCCGATTTGATCGACAGTGTGGTGGCGATTGGCAACAGTCACGGTGACAGTATCGACAAGTTCGACGCCTGCAAACTGACCGCAGAACCCGCCAGCAAGGTCAATGCGCCGCTGATTAAGGAGTGCTTCGCCAGTTTTGAATGTCAGTTGTACGACGATACGATGGTGGATAACTACAATCTGTTTATCTTTGAGATCGTTAAAGCGCATGTGGCGGACAAGCCGGAGTTTCCTCCCACCCTGCACTACACCGGGGAAGGACGTTTTACCGTGATGAGCAACCTGCTGCTCGATAAACACCGCGACTTTAAGCCAGAAATGTTAATTTAA
- a CDS encoding ATP-binding protein → MASARALTQSPATLHLLCGKIAAGKSTLAHRLAQETGAVIISEDAWLAHLFADEMREVTDYVRCAAKLRNAMTPHLISLLRCGVSVVLDFPANTLQNRQWMKAVIQAADAAHQLHFLDVSDEECKARLHARNATGEHDFAATDAQFALISSYFVAPQPDEGFTVIHH, encoded by the coding sequence ATGGCGTCTGCGCGTGCGTTAACACAATCCCCTGCGACCTTGCATCTGCTGTGCGGCAAAATTGCGGCAGGAAAATCGACGCTGGCCCATCGGCTGGCCCAGGAAACCGGGGCGGTGATCATTAGCGAGGATGCCTGGCTGGCGCACCTGTTTGCCGATGAAATGCGTGAGGTGACGGATTATGTGCGCTGTGCGGCGAAGCTGCGTAATGCGATGACGCCGCACCTGATCTCACTGCTGCGCTGCGGTGTCTCGGTGGTGCTGGATTTCCCGGCCAACACGCTGCAAAACCGCCAATGGATGAAAGCGGTGATTCAGGCTGCTGATGCGGCACACCAGCTCCATTTCCTCGATGTTTCCGATGAGGAGTGCAAAGCGCGGCTACATGCGCGCAATGCGACGGGTGAACATGATTTCGCCGCCACCGATGCGCAATTTGCGCTGATCAGCAGCTACTTTGTGGCACCGCAGCCGGATGAAGGGTTTACGGTAATCCATCATTAG